The following coding sequences are from one Halobacteriovorax sp. JY17 window:
- a CDS encoding CBS domain-containing protein yields the protein MVNYTPAVMGKSESSSQSNSGHRVREFMTLNFQTISRNQTILGASEMLIDLDLTGAPVVDEHGAMIGFLSEKDCLKYVLDAKYYNHAPSSVTHYMSTQVMSISPNDNLTHVVELFLRNNYQIYPVLEEGRVIGTVSRKTILKAVSDLNEASW from the coding sequence ATGGTTAATTATACTCCAGCTGTTATGGGAAAGTCTGAAAGCAGTTCTCAGTCTAATTCTGGTCATAGAGTTCGTGAATTCATGACTCTTAACTTTCAAACAATCTCTAGGAATCAAACCATTTTGGGAGCGTCAGAAATGCTTATTGATCTAGATCTTACAGGTGCCCCTGTTGTTGATGAACATGGCGCAATGATCGGGTTCTTGTCAGAAAAAGATTGTTTGAAATATGTTCTGGATGCCAAGTACTATAATCACGCTCCTTCGAGTGTTACTCATTATATGTCTACGCAGGTGATGTCCATTAGCCCTAATGATAACTTGACTCATGTGGTGGAGCTCTTTCTTAGAAATAATTATCAAATTTATCCTGTATTAGAGGAGGGAAGAGTTATTGGAACGGTTTCCCGAAAAACTATATTAAAAGCAGTTTCTGACTTAAATGAAGCATCCTGGTGA
- a CDS encoding M14 family zinc carboxypeptidase: MKKIILLSLLVSAISVQANSRNVVQEGFFVNDGSRELLKKIHQQGIFTVDHPTSKGYEVYGPKGLRSWLTKNSPFSYYSLNLGQKEKALSTYPSPEQIGKKLKDLAKKYPSIFKLFSIGKTEQNRELWVMKISDNVQVDEVEPEFKYVANMHGDEIVGREMMVSLLEEIAHNYTAGDPETSALVNNTEIFIMPSLNPDGAAGRRRGNGNWRDLNRDFPDVDRDAKNNFFEVSIFDNIERDHQKETVAMMKFQSERHFALSANFHGGTEVVNYPWDTKRDDFPYKNLVVDLSKEYARKIPSMRDNREFVDGIVNGYEWYEINGGMQDWSYFWHQDLQVTIELSHSKWPTYDLVQSYYDKNRDSLFDYMKSIHQGFGVKLKEARNFNVVIDKIENEKLRRIESIPVNGKEFYKVLSPGKYRIQIISNGLNKEIEVDINDHSISTNGNFYSI, translated from the coding sequence ATGAAAAAAATCATTCTGCTATCACTACTTGTCTCTGCAATTTCAGTACAGGCAAATTCCAGGAATGTTGTTCAAGAAGGGTTCTTCGTAAATGACGGATCTAGGGAGCTTCTAAAGAAAATTCACCAACAAGGAATATTCACAGTAGATCATCCAACGAGTAAGGGGTATGAAGTCTATGGTCCAAAAGGATTAAGAAGCTGGTTAACAAAGAACTCTCCCTTCTCATACTACTCACTCAATCTAGGGCAAAAAGAAAAAGCTCTTTCAACGTATCCAAGTCCTGAACAAATTGGAAAGAAATTAAAAGATCTAGCAAAGAAATATCCAAGTATTTTTAAACTTTTTAGTATTGGAAAGACGGAGCAAAATAGAGAACTTTGGGTGATGAAAATTTCTGATAATGTTCAAGTAGATGAAGTAGAGCCAGAATTTAAATATGTCGCAAATATGCACGGTGATGAAATAGTTGGAAGAGAGATGATGGTTTCTCTTCTTGAAGAAATCGCTCACAATTACACCGCTGGCGATCCTGAAACATCAGCTCTCGTAAATAATACTGAGATTTTCATTATGCCTTCTCTAAACCCAGATGGAGCAGCAGGAAGAAGAAGAGGAAATGGAAATTGGAGAGATCTCAACAGAGACTTTCCAGACGTAGATAGAGATGCCAAGAATAACTTCTTTGAAGTGAGTATCTTTGACAATATTGAAAGGGATCACCAAAAAGAAACAGTCGCCATGATGAAGTTTCAATCAGAGAGGCACTTTGCTCTTTCAGCAAATTTTCACGGCGGAACAGAAGTAGTAAACTACCCTTGGGACACTAAGAGAGACGACTTTCCTTACAAGAATCTTGTTGTGGATCTCTCTAAAGAATATGCTAGAAAAATTCCTTCAATGAGAGATAACAGAGAATTTGTTGATGGTATTGTTAATGGCTACGAATGGTATGAGATTAACGGAGGAATGCAGGACTGGAGTTACTTCTGGCATCAGGACCTTCAGGTAACAATCGAGCTATCGCACTCAAAATGGCCAACTTATGACCTAGTTCAATCTTACTACGATAAGAATAGAGACTCTCTCTTTGATTATATGAAAAGTATTCATCAAGGTTTTGGAGTAAAGCTTAAAGAAGCTAGAAACTTTAATGTTGTTATTGATAAAATAGAGAACGAAAAACTAAGAAGGATAGAGTCAATCCCTGTAAATGGGAAAGAGTTCTACAAAGTGCTCTCACCTGGAAAATATAGAATTCAGATAATCTCAAATGGACTAAATAAAGAAATAGAAGTTGACATTAATGACCATAGTATTTCAACTAATGGGAATTTTTACTCGATCTAA
- a CDS encoding RimK family alpha-L-glutamate ligase: MEGWLLYKEDSKFLKKSYAVARLMETAKTEGIHLKIVSPKDIDITVTWENRKSIHLKGELVPLPDFIIPRMGAYTTYFDLAVIRHLERLGVRSFNTSESIEIVKDKLYSHQILAEYNMPVPKTMLVKFPVDVDFIEKNLGFPVIVKTLSGSQGVGVFLCETKRNLADMMQLVESTNINANIILQEFIKSSKGRDLRVFTLGGRVLGCVERVAKEGDFKANYSQGGEVRAFELTPEIEWLALEVSRAFNLDIAGIDLLFDGSHFKVCEANSAPGFETIEKCLDMDVAKEIFHFLRVRLGNFRKK, from the coding sequence ATGGAAGGTTGGCTTCTCTACAAGGAAGACTCAAAATTCTTAAAGAAATCTTATGCTGTTGCAAGATTAATGGAAACAGCTAAGACTGAAGGTATTCATTTAAAAATTGTCAGTCCAAAAGATATAGATATCACTGTCACTTGGGAAAATAGAAAATCAATTCACTTAAAAGGTGAACTCGTTCCCCTCCCCGACTTTATCATTCCAAGAATGGGTGCTTATACCACCTATTTTGATCTGGCGGTCATACGTCACTTAGAGAGACTCGGTGTAAGATCATTCAATACGTCTGAAAGTATCGAGATAGTAAAAGACAAATTGTACTCTCATCAAATTCTTGCTGAGTATAATATGCCTGTGCCAAAAACGATGCTCGTGAAATTTCCTGTTGATGTTGACTTCATTGAAAAGAACTTAGGTTTTCCTGTCATTGTAAAAACACTTAGCGGTTCACAAGGTGTTGGAGTCTTTCTCTGTGAAACAAAGAGAAACTTAGCTGACATGATGCAACTTGTAGAATCTACAAATATTAATGCCAATATTATTCTACAAGAATTTATAAAATCAAGTAAAGGTAGAGACCTTCGTGTCTTCACTCTTGGAGGAAGGGTTCTAGGTTGCGTAGAACGAGTGGCAAAAGAGGGAGACTTCAAGGCCAACTACTCACAAGGCGGAGAAGTGCGTGCTTTTGAACTTACTCCAGAAATTGAATGGCTCGCCCTAGAGGTTTCGAGGGCCTTCAATTTAGATATTGCAGGGATTGACTTACTCTTTGACGGTTCTCACTTTAAAGTCTGTGAAGCAAATTCGGCACCAGGGTTTGAAACAATTGAAAAATGTCTAGATATGGATGTTGCGAAGGAAATCTTTCATTTCCTCCGCGTTAGACTTGGAAATTTCCGCAAGAAGTAA
- a CDS encoding YceI family protein has translation MKFILSFFLFSSLTYGACFKDASINWSAYKTPAKAAVGGTFKGVSFTNNKGEKASEILTGATFKIDASTVSTKDKGRDFKIAKFFFSTLEGGSEITGVVKKVTNKVLTVAITMNGKTLDIPLSYTYKNQKLSAKGVIDVFDFAMNDELSALNKACAALHEGKTWSDVAISIDATFTSCK, from the coding sequence ATGAAATTTATTTTATCCTTCTTTCTTTTTTCTTCACTCACTTATGGGGCTTGTTTTAAAGACGCTAGTATCAATTGGAGTGCTTATAAAACACCTGCTAAAGCAGCCGTCGGAGGAACTTTTAAAGGAGTGAGTTTTACAAACAATAAAGGAGAGAAGGCGAGTGAGATATTAACGGGAGCAACTTTTAAAATTGATGCTTCAACTGTTTCTACTAAGGACAAGGGAAGAGACTTTAAAATTGCAAAATTCTTTTTTTCTACTCTTGAAGGCGGAAGCGAAATTACAGGAGTTGTAAAAAAGGTGACGAACAAGGTTCTTACAGTTGCTATTACAATGAATGGTAAAACTTTAGATATTCCACTTAGCTACACTTATAAGAATCAAAAGCTAAGTGCTAAAGGTGTGATAGATGTTTTTGATTTTGCAATGAATGACGAATTAAGCGCATTGAATAAAGCTTGTGCAGCCCTTCACGAGGGGAAGACTTGGAGTGACGTTGCTATAAGTATTGATGCAACTTTCACTTCTTGTAAGTAA
- a CDS encoding SulP family inorganic anion transporter, with protein sequence MFKLISKSRETIKNDLLSGLTVSLALVPEAVAFSFVAGVDPLVGLYAAFMVGLITSIFGGRPGMISGATGALAVVMVSLVADHGVEYLFATVVLMGIIQMLAGVLKLGKFVRLIPHSVMLGFVNGLAIIIFMAQLSQFKFTDAAGISHWLHTNDLMIMLGLVFLTMFIIHFLPKVTRIIPSSLAAILTVTGIVHLMGLDTRTVLDMASVGGGFPSLHIPEVPFSMETLKIILPYSCILAAIGLIESLMTLQLVDEVTETRGSTNRECLGQGLANIFTGFFGGMGGCAMIGQSMINVNSGGRGRASGVSAALFLLFFIVVGSKLIELIPLAALVGVMFMVVIGTFEWSSFRVLGKIPKSDAFVIILVSTVTVFTDLAIAVFCGVVVSALVFAWKKSERIKANIYTDEKGGKHYQLSGPLFFGSVQSFQNLFDAKEDPDNIYLDFENSRVCDFSSIEVINGIVEKYSRLNKDVFITNLSPDCASVINKAGHISKAKRI encoded by the coding sequence ATTTTCAAATTAATCTCTAAATCTAGAGAAACAATAAAGAATGACCTCTTATCTGGACTAACTGTCTCTCTTGCACTTGTCCCTGAAGCTGTTGCTTTTTCATTTGTGGCAGGAGTTGATCCTCTCGTTGGATTATATGCTGCATTCATGGTTGGACTTATTACTTCTATTTTTGGTGGAAGACCGGGAATGATATCAGGAGCAACTGGAGCTCTTGCTGTTGTGATGGTTAGCCTCGTCGCAGATCACGGGGTTGAATACCTCTTTGCAACAGTTGTTCTCATGGGAATTATTCAAATGCTTGCGGGAGTTTTAAAGCTTGGAAAGTTTGTAAGGCTTATTCCTCATTCGGTTATGCTTGGTTTTGTAAATGGCCTGGCCATCATCATCTTCATGGCCCAATTATCTCAATTCAAATTTACAGATGCAGCTGGAATTTCTCATTGGCTTCACACAAATGATCTTATGATAATGTTAGGACTTGTTTTCTTAACTATGTTCATTATTCACTTCCTACCAAAAGTGACAAGAATAATTCCTTCATCTCTTGCCGCGATTTTAACAGTAACAGGTATTGTCCACTTAATGGGCCTAGATACTAGAACCGTTCTCGATATGGCATCAGTAGGTGGAGGATTTCCTTCTCTTCACATACCTGAGGTTCCTTTCAGTATGGAGACGTTAAAAATTATCTTACCATACTCATGTATCTTAGCAGCGATTGGACTCATCGAATCTTTAATGACTCTTCAATTAGTTGATGAAGTAACAGAAACTCGCGGAAGCACTAATAGAGAGTGCCTTGGGCAGGGTTTAGCTAATATCTTCACGGGTTTCTTTGGCGGAATGGGTGGTTGTGCAATGATTGGTCAAAGTATGATCAACGTAAACTCAGGTGGACGTGGGCGTGCATCAGGAGTTAGTGCTGCATTATTTCTCTTATTTTTTATAGTAGTAGGATCAAAGCTTATTGAACTTATTCCATTAGCAGCACTCGTAGGTGTCATGTTCATGGTAGTTATTGGAACTTTTGAGTGGTCAAGCTTTAGAGTTCTAGGAAAGATTCCTAAGTCTGACGCTTTTGTCATTATTCTAGTTTCAACAGTTACAGTTTTCACAGATCTAGCAATAGCTGTTTTCTGTGGTGTAGTTGTATCGGCCCTTGTCTTTGCTTGGAAGAAGTCAGAGAGAATAAAAGCAAATATCTATACAGATGAAAAAGGTGGAAAGCATTATCAACTAAGTGGTCCACTCTTCTTTGGTTCAGTACAAAGTTTTCAAAACCTCTTCGACGCAAAAGAGGATCCTGATAATATCTATCTCGATTTTGAAAACTCAAGAGTATGTGACTTTTCAAGTATTGAAGTAATTAACGGTATTGTAGAGAAATATAGCCGATTAAATAAAGATGTTTTCATCACAAACCTTAGTCCAGACTGTGCTAGTGTAATCAATAAAGCAGGGCATATTTCAAAGGCCAAGAGAATATAG
- a CDS encoding succinylglutamate desuccinylase/aspartoacylase family protein: MEKTVYVKVKDSIQLSRLKRGVVHRFQVHLSDNSLGVPWKLPVIIIQGKRKGKVLGITAAIHGNELNGISTIYKLIQEVDPMKMSGTLILIPISNVPGYLKNQRYFIDNVDLNRIMPGKSKGAASSIYTHHLINKVIKKFDYLLDLHTASMGRVNSLYIRADLDKPECRNLAYLQNPQIIVQKSDESGTLRGWANDNGINAITIEIGNPNGFQHKLIDETLLGILNTMKYLKIIEGKVRNMVKTTTICDHSFWLYSSKGGLVDVFPVIAEKVEKGQLVAKVYDVFGQVREEIFSTHSGIVIGKNIRPNCDAGTRVLHLGI, encoded by the coding sequence ATGGAAAAAACTGTCTACGTTAAGGTTAAAGACTCTATACAGCTTTCTAGACTTAAGAGAGGTGTCGTTCATAGATTTCAAGTTCACTTATCTGACAATTCTCTTGGTGTTCCATGGAAGCTTCCCGTTATTATTATTCAAGGGAAGAGGAAAGGAAAAGTTCTAGGTATAACTGCTGCAATTCATGGAAATGAGCTCAATGGTATATCTACAATATATAAGCTTATTCAAGAAGTAGACCCAATGAAGATGAGTGGAACGTTGATTCTTATTCCTATTAGTAATGTTCCAGGTTATTTAAAAAATCAAAGATACTTCATAGATAATGTTGATTTAAATAGAATTATGCCAGGTAAGTCCAAGGGGGCAGCCAGTAGTATCTATACACATCACTTGATAAATAAAGTTATTAAGAAGTTTGATTATCTTCTAGACCTTCATACGGCGAGTATGGGAAGAGTGAATAGTCTCTATATTCGCGCGGACCTTGATAAACCTGAATGTCGCAATTTAGCTTATCTTCAAAATCCACAGATTATTGTTCAAAAGAGCGATGAGAGTGGAACTCTTAGGGGCTGGGCAAATGACAATGGTATTAATGCTATTACTATTGAAATTGGAAATCCAAATGGGTTTCAGCATAAGCTTATTGATGAGACCTTACTCGGAATTTTAAATACGATGAAGTATTTAAAGATTATTGAAGGAAAAGTTAGAAATATGGTTAAGACCACAACAATTTGTGATCACTCTTTTTGGTTATATTCTTCCAAAGGTGGACTTGTTGATGTCTTCCCCGTAATTGCAGAAAAGGTTGAAAAAGGTCAACTAGTTGCAAAAGTTTATGACGTATTTGGACAGGTTCGAGAAGAAATCTTTAGTACGCACTCGGGTATTGTCATTGGAAAAAATATCAGACCTAATTGTGATGCAGGAACTAGAGTTCTACACCTAGGTATTTAG
- a CDS encoding RimK family alpha-L-glutamate ligase, with amino-acid sequence MSISFEGMMKIGLLSKSSENYSNSRILEEAQNLGLDIIHIDYTNCDLILNNEKPDILYNGQSLSGLDAVIPRVGIYKSIYGMAVLRHFEAMHVYSLNSSLGIARARDKLRTLQILSKKNLPFPNSAISNDSLNASKLLDKVGGTPVIIKLTEGLQGKGTVLAETKQSAKSIIEAFGLTNTSLILQEFIKESIGTDVRVFILNGKVIGSMIRSSNGEDFRSNLHLGGEAKKVKLTPREREIAVKAAKEFKLNVAGIDILRSDNGSLILEVNSCPGLEGIEKAMDKNIARLILEFVVSEVEKVKSKPSYHKRTHL; translated from the coding sequence TTGAGTATTAGTTTTGAGGGAATGATGAAGATAGGTCTATTAAGTAAAAGTTCTGAGAATTATTCAAATTCAAGAATTTTAGAAGAAGCGCAGAATTTAGGTTTAGATATAATTCATATTGATTACACGAATTGTGATCTTATTTTAAATAATGAAAAGCCTGACATTCTTTATAATGGACAATCTCTTAGTGGGCTTGATGCAGTTATTCCTAGAGTAGGAATTTATAAGAGTATATATGGAATGGCGGTGCTAAGGCACTTTGAGGCCATGCACGTCTACTCATTAAATTCTTCTCTTGGAATTGCTAGAGCGAGAGATAAACTAAGAACCTTACAGATTCTCTCTAAAAAGAATTTACCTTTTCCAAATTCTGCTATTTCAAATGATTCATTAAATGCATCAAAACTTTTGGATAAAGTGGGAGGAACTCCTGTCATTATTAAATTAACTGAGGGGCTTCAGGGGAAGGGAACTGTTCTTGCTGAGACAAAGCAGTCTGCAAAATCTATTATTGAAGCCTTTGGATTAACGAATACAAGTTTAATTTTACAAGAATTTATTAAAGAGTCGATAGGAACTGACGTGAGAGTATTTATTCTCAATGGAAAAGTTATTGGCTCCATGATCCGCTCTTCTAATGGCGAAGACTTTAGATCAAATCTTCATCTAGGAGGAGAGGCCAAGAAAGTAAAACTGACTCCAAGAGAGAGAGAAATTGCAGTAAAGGCAGCGAAGGAATTTAAGTTAAATGTAGCTGGAATTGATATTTTACGAAGTGATAATGGGTCTTTGATTCTTGAGGTAAATTCATGCCCGGGGCTAGAGGGGATTGAAAAGGCGATGGATAAGAATATCGCAAGACTCATACTTGAATTTGTGGTGTCAGAAGTTGAAAAAGTTAAATCAAAACCCTCATATCATAAGAGAACTCACTTATAA
- a CDS encoding SET domain-containing protein produces the protein MLLVKTFIKESPIHGKGLFADEDISEGTPIWKYSADTTSLIAAYDFINLCKQLSFKEILTYLTYSYLRNDQVWHVLDNSKYINHGENSNIAFLDNFQEIAIRDIKKGEELIENYHNCYDHNDFFNWDFCNIETKENALELLYKNWKVPHYA, from the coding sequence ATGTTGCTAGTCAAAACATTTATAAAGGAATCGCCTATTCACGGGAAAGGCCTTTTTGCAGATGAAGATATTTCTGAAGGAACACCTATCTGGAAATATAGTGCAGATACAACTTCCTTAATTGCAGCTTATGACTTTATAAATCTCTGTAAACAGCTCAGCTTCAAAGAGATTCTCACTTACCTAACTTACTCCTACCTTAGAAATGACCAAGTATGGCACGTTCTAGATAATAGTAAGTATATTAATCATGGTGAAAATTCCAACATTGCCTTTCTAGATAATTTCCAAGAAATTGCAATTAGAGATATAAAAAAAGGAGAGGAGCTTATAGAGAATTACCACAATTGCTATGATCATAATGACTTCTTCAACTGGGATTTCTGCAATATTGAAACAAAAGAGAATGCTCTAGAGCTACTCTACAAGAATTGGAAGGTTCCCCACTATGCTTAA
- a CDS encoding SET domain-containing protein, whose protein sequence is MLNVETYVSDSIFHGLGLFAKNDIQQGEIIWTYNQKIDHSYTIKEWNDLKETLSSPSFKTLQNFAYKERDKYFICSDNAQYMNHHAHDYNVKNSKDLNTMYALRNISKDEELLYNYFESSDKDDFHLKFL, encoded by the coding sequence ATGCTTAACGTAGAAACTTATGTCTCCGATTCAATATTTCATGGACTCGGTCTCTTTGCAAAGAATGATATTCAACAAGGAGAAATCATTTGGACTTACAATCAAAAGATTGACCACTCCTATACCATTAAAGAGTGGAATGATTTAAAAGAAACTCTTAGCAGTCCCTCCTTTAAAACACTTCAAAACTTTGCCTATAAAGAAAGAGATAAGTACTTTATTTGTTCAGATAATGCCCAATATATGAATCATCACGCCCACGATTACAATGTTAAGAACTCAAAAGATCTAAACACAATGTATGCCTTAAGAAATATATCTAAAGATGAAGAACTTCTTTATAATTACTTTGAAAGTTCTGACAAAGATGATTTCCACCTAAAGTTCTTATAA
- the arsH gene encoding arsenical resistance protein ArsH produces the protein MKYLENEKFNLKINEVTSSEHRPRILILYGSLRERSYSRLLAEEAGRILTFMGAEVKFFDPRGLPLFDNEESVDHPKVKELRDLSLWSEAHVWSSPELHGNMSGLLKTQIDWIPLTLGAVRPTQGRTLALMQVSGGSQSFNAVNNMRILGRWMRMITIPNQSSVAKAYQEFEESGDMKASAFRDRVVDVMEELMRFTYLTRDQSNFLVDRYSERK, from the coding sequence ATGAAGTATCTAGAAAATGAAAAATTTAATTTAAAAATTAATGAAGTAACTTCTTCGGAGCACAGACCAAGGATTTTAATTCTCTATGGATCTCTTAGAGAGCGCTCATATTCACGTCTTTTGGCCGAAGAAGCGGGACGAATCTTAACCTTTATGGGAGCAGAAGTGAAATTCTTTGATCCAAGAGGGCTTCCTTTATTTGATAATGAAGAGTCTGTGGATCACCCAAAGGTAAAAGAGCTTAGAGATCTAAGTCTGTGGTCAGAGGCCCATGTTTGGTCTTCTCCAGAGCTTCACGGTAATATGTCTGGATTGCTTAAAACTCAAATTGATTGGATTCCTCTTACTCTTGGAGCTGTTAGGCCAACTCAAGGAAGAACCCTTGCTCTAATGCAAGTTAGTGGTGGGTCTCAGAGCTTTAATGCTGTAAATAATATGCGAATACTTGGTCGTTGGATGAGAATGATTACAATTCCCAATCAATCAAGTGTTGCAAAGGCCTATCAAGAGTTTGAAGAAAGTGGGGATATGAAGGCCTCTGCCTTTAGAGATAGAGTTGTCGATGTCATGGAAGAGCTAATGCGTTTTACTTATTTAACTCGCGATCAATCAAATTTCTTGGTCGATAGATATTCCGAAAGAAAATAG
- the arsB gene encoding ACR3 family arsenite efflux transporter — MDNQIENKKSINFFEKHLTTWVILCIVLGILIGRNFQGAVESLSLMSIASVNIPIAILIWFMIFPMMVQIDFTSVKNVGKNPKGLLLTLFINWLVKPFTMAFFAWIFFEKLYMGLISPAMAKEYIAGAILLGAAPCTAMVFVWSYLTDGDPEYTLVQVSINDLVLLVAFIPIVKLLLGVTNIAIPFDTLSASVIIFIVVPLFFGVIVNKVLNKTFGKEWFNEVFLKKLRPLSITSLLTTLVLLFAFQGDKIISNPVDILLIAIPLAIQTYFIFFCAWFIGKRMNLPHCILSPGSMIGASNFFELAVAVAIVLFGINSGAALVTVVGVLIEVPIMLSLVKISNKWKY; from the coding sequence ATGGATAATCAAATTGAAAATAAAAAAAGTATCAACTTCTTTGAAAAGCATCTTACTACTTGGGTGATTCTTTGCATTGTCTTAGGAATACTTATCGGTAGAAATTTTCAGGGGGCAGTTGAGTCCTTGAGTCTAATGAGTATTGCAAGTGTAAATATTCCTATCGCTATTCTGATTTGGTTTATGATTTTTCCAATGATGGTTCAAATTGACTTTACTTCTGTTAAGAATGTGGGAAAGAACCCTAAAGGTCTTCTTCTTACTTTATTTATAAATTGGCTCGTTAAGCCTTTTACTATGGCATTCTTTGCATGGATATTCTTTGAGAAATTGTATATGGGACTTATCTCTCCAGCGATGGCCAAAGAATATATTGCGGGGGCCATACTACTAGGTGCCGCTCCATGTACAGCTATGGTTTTTGTATGGTCATACTTAACTGATGGAGACCCTGAGTACACTTTAGTTCAGGTTTCAATTAATGACTTAGTTCTTCTTGTCGCTTTTATTCCTATTGTAAAACTACTTCTTGGAGTAACTAATATAGCCATTCCATTTGATACTTTGTCGGCTTCAGTTATTATTTTCATCGTTGTTCCGCTATTTTTTGGAGTTATTGTAAATAAGGTACTGAACAAGACTTTTGGTAAAGAGTGGTTCAATGAAGTTTTCTTAAAGAAGCTGAGACCACTTTCCATCACATCTCTTTTAACAACTCTTGTTTTATTATTTGCTTTTCAAGGTGATAAAATTATCTCAAATCCTGTGGATATTCTTCTCATTGCGATACCTTTAGCCATACAGACTTACTTTATTTTCTTTTGCGCATGGTTCATTGGAAAGAGAATGAATCTTCCGCATTGTATTCTTTCTCCAGGGTCAATGATTGGGGCCAGTAACTTCTTCGAGCTTGCAGTTGCTGTTGCAATCGTTTTGTTTGGGATTAACTCTGGAGCTGCTCTTGTAACTGTTGTAGGAGTTCTTATCGAAGTTCCTATTATGTTAAGTCTCGTTAAAATATCAAATAAATGGAAATACTAA
- a CDS encoding arsenate reductase ArsC has product MNILFLCTGNSCRSQMAEGWGKSLFSKEKFNFYSAGTVKHGLNPRAVSVMKEAGVDISGHISNTVDEFEDVKMDIVFTVCSDANENCPYFPGGKIIHFGFDDPPRLTKEITDEEEILSVYRRVRDEIKSFVEGIEGYING; this is encoded by the coding sequence GTGAATATATTATTTCTATGTACTGGTAATTCGTGTCGTTCTCAAATGGCCGAAGGTTGGGGGAAGTCTTTATTTTCTAAAGAAAAATTTAATTTTTATTCCGCAGGAACAGTTAAGCATGGATTAAATCCTAGAGCCGTTAGTGTCATGAAGGAAGCTGGAGTTGATATTTCAGGACATATTTCAAATACTGTTGATGAATTTGAAGATGTAAAAATGGATATCGTCTTCACTGTTTGTTCTGATGCAAATGAGAATTGTCCCTACTTTCCTGGAGGGAAAATTATTCACTTTGGTTTTGATGATCCCCCTCGCCTGACAAAAGAGATAACTGATGAGGAAGAGATTCTTTCTGTATATAGAAGAGTTAGAGATGAGATAAAGAGTTTTGTTGAAGGAATTGAGGGATATATTAATGGATAA
- a CDS encoding MerR family DNA-binding protein, which translates to MSMKEKLTIGKLAEAANVNIETIRFYERKELIKQPQKTGSFRTYSDDYVQRVIFIRRAQELGFSLAEIGELLALRIKKASKCSDVLERAEQKIAEIDLKIKDLKRMKKSLKGLADCCEDTSLPLSECPILDCF; encoded by the coding sequence ATGTCTATGAAAGAAAAACTTACTATTGGAAAACTCGCTGAAGCGGCTAATGTCAATATCGAGACAATTCGCTTTTATGAGAGAAAAGAGCTCATTAAACAACCTCAAAAGACTGGAAGTTTTCGCACTTATTCTGATGACTATGTTCAGAGAGTGATCTTCATAAGGAGAGCACAGGAGTTGGGATTCTCTCTTGCTGAAATTGGAGAATTACTCGCACTTAGAATTAAAAAAGCTTCAAAGTGTAGCGATGTTCTAGAGAGAGCTGAACAAAAAATAGCAGAAATAGATTTAAAAATTAAAGACTTAAAAAGGATGAAGAAATCCCTGAAGGGACTCGCTGACTGCTGTGAAGATACTAGTCTTCCACTTAGCGAGTGTCCAATTTTAGATTGCTTTTAA